One window of Halorubrum sp. CBA1229 genomic DNA carries:
- a CDS encoding DUF6166 domain-containing protein, with protein sequence MKTDSTNHPRAAVQDDSEQCQTNADHVEYVGMRVDGTPVVLKLTEHERLSPDRSLDLVRHSPAGFEWGYTGSGPAQLACALLLDYFDDESVAHQYYIQFRNEVVSQLACDGPADCWHLTGDDIEAALGEFQDHHALTPDGGVASTSLPANWSAVSRTDRTVFQRQDIDHYVVLGDGSDEWLLLLCAQGDRAYPAPLDHRTLPVENDPASAVQALVAESNDLVEPEEDI encoded by the coding sequence ATGAAGACGGATTCGACCAACCACCCACGAGCGGCAGTACAGGATGATAGTGAGCAATGCCAGACCAACGCAGACCACGTCGAGTACGTGGGTATGCGCGTCGACGGAACTCCGGTGGTGCTGAAGCTCACAGAGCACGAGCGCCTCTCGCCCGACCGAAGCCTCGACCTCGTCCGACATAGCCCGGCGGGATTCGAGTGGGGCTACACCGGAAGCGGCCCGGCGCAACTCGCCTGTGCGCTCCTCCTCGACTACTTCGACGACGAGAGCGTCGCCCATCAGTACTACATCCAGTTCCGAAATGAGGTGGTGAGTCAGCTCGCGTGTGATGGCCCGGCTGACTGCTGGCATCTCACCGGTGACGACATCGAGGCTGCACTCGGTGAGTTCCAGGACCATCACGCCCTCACGCCGGACGGTGGCGTCGCGTCGACATCGCTGCCGGCGAATTGGAGTGCCGTGAGCCGGACAGATCGGACGGTCTTCCAGCGCCAGGACATCGACCATTACGTCGTTCTCGGTGACGGGAGCGATGAGTGGCTACTCCTGCTCTGTGCGCAGGGCGACCGCGCGTATCCCGCGCCGCTTGACCATCGAACACTTCCGGTTGAGAACGATCCTGCTTCAGCCGTTCAGGCACTCGTCGCTGAGAGTAACGACCTCGTCGAGCCAGAGGAGGACATTTGA
- a CDS encoding nucleotidyltransferase family protein, with amino-acid sequence MSQEDRSDALIQVLDELEQSNIGFVLVGGYAISQFETRFSTDLDLVIAPDDYKDVVAFLEQHGFERTTEFEVPAEETIYNREIDCFERTEGLPHPVGVDILVNGLGCRQTEAEWSFDYLCTHSSPTTISGGTRSTTARAADGEVLVAAKLHSGRKTDLADVLAAIPSIDLDLVETHLHRGDADALREQLSDAQAFIEEGGLDHRFKSLFGQSSASAEDIEILLEFLKRQQK; translated from the coding sequence ATGAGCCAGGAAGACCGCAGTGACGCGCTCATCCAAGTCCTCGATGAACTGGAGCAGTCAAACATTGGATTCGTCCTCGTTGGTGGATACGCGATCAGTCAGTTCGAGACGCGGTTCTCGACCGACCTCGACCTCGTCATTGCACCAGATGACTACAAGGACGTCGTGGCGTTTCTGGAACAACATGGCTTCGAACGGACAACCGAGTTCGAAGTCCCAGCAGAAGAGACAATCTACAACCGGGAAATCGACTGCTTCGAACGAACCGAAGGACTGCCCCATCCGGTCGGTGTGGACATTCTCGTGAACGGACTTGGGTGTCGACAAACCGAAGCAGAGTGGTCGTTCGACTATCTATGCACGCACAGCTCCCCGACGACGATTTCAGGCGGGACTCGGTCGACGACTGCACGAGCCGCTGATGGGGAAGTGCTCGTTGCCGCCAAGCTCCATAGTGGCCGGAAAACGGATCTCGCAGATGTCCTTGCTGCGATCCCCTCGATCGACTTAGATCTAGTCGAGACACATCTGCATCGCGGCGATGCTGATGCCCTTCGGGAACAGCTCAGTGACGCACAAGCGTTCATCGAAGAGGGCGGACTCGATCACCGATTCAAGAGCTTGTTCGGCCAATCGTCGGCATCGGCTGAGGACATCGAGATCCTCCTCGAGTTTCTCAAGCGACAACAGAAGTGA
- a CDS encoding helix-turn-helix domain-containing protein, producing the protein MYEVCGEKELKVILALDQGDSISGVARKIDENRETIRRVMNRIEEAGYVAYDDGLQLVDQTLRDAGLEFLTTAADISPPSISEAYVIPQFAGLDYAFTSIDAVYVWTQGGYQVARDPEDYPLFIAVREQDVDAWETFFDRFGIPTAEERQPAEDLDCAIQVVLEPRPQIDAEMVDGRPVIPLQETVAFANEYYATFQSALDMLGRMYDDVDTDANYRREPA; encoded by the coding sequence ATGTACGAAGTATGCGGTGAGAAGGAACTCAAGGTCATCCTCGCGCTTGACCAAGGCGATTCCATCTCCGGCGTCGCGCGAAAGATCGACGAGAACCGAGAGACGATTCGGCGCGTCATGAACCGCATCGAAGAAGCGGGATACGTCGCGTACGATGATGGCCTCCAGCTCGTCGATCAGACGCTCCGAGACGCCGGTCTCGAGTTCCTGACGACGGCAGCAGACATCTCACCACCATCCATCTCGGAGGCGTACGTCATCCCGCAGTTCGCCGGCCTGGACTATGCATTCACATCCATCGATGCAGTATACGTCTGGACCCAGGGCGGCTACCAAGTCGCTCGCGACCCGGAGGATTATCCCCTGTTCATCGCTGTTCGCGAGCAGGACGTCGACGCCTGGGAGACATTCTTCGATCGGTTCGGAATCCCGACTGCGGAAGAACGCCAGCCCGCTGAAGACCTTGATTGCGCCATTCAGGTTGTCCTCGAGCCCCGGCCACAGATCGATGCCGAGATGGTCGACGGACGGCCTGTCATTCCGCTTCAGGAAACCGTGGCATTCGCGAACGAGTACTACGCAACCTTTCAGTCTGCCCTCGACATGCTCGGCCGAATGTACGACGACGTCGACACCGATGCGAATTATCGCCGAGAGCCCGCCTGA
- a CDS encoding DUF6166 domain-containing protein, translated as MSGISNPHSHEQSRISDNSDVVYVGYRRQGRVIVEKRPGEEQLTPERSLELVNHSPSGFEVGYCGSGPAQLALALLLDYTDDEDVALAEYMEFKTDVVSQLECTGPDGCWRLTGREIDAARRELADEPVALSA; from the coding sequence ATGAGTGGAATAAGCAACCCACACTCGCACGAACAGTCACGGATCTCGGATAATTCCGATGTCGTCTACGTCGGTTACCGTCGTCAAGGCCGCGTTATCGTCGAGAAACGACCCGGCGAAGAACAGCTGACACCGGAGCGAAGTCTTGAACTAGTAAATCACAGTCCAAGCGGATTCGAGGTTGGGTATTGTGGCAGTGGACCGGCCCAACTCGCGCTTGCACTCCTGCTCGATTACACCGACGACGAGGACGTCGCCCTCGCTGAATACATGGAATTCAAGACAGACGTCGTGAGCCAGCTAGAGTGTACAGGACCCGATGGGTGCTGGCGGCTCACTGGACGCGAGATCGACGCAGCCCGTCGCGAGCTCGCCGACGAACCGGTTGCGCTGTCCGCCTGA
- a CDS encoding winged helix DNA-binding protein — protein MISKAGLAVIDALSTGREATPVDLATETGYSQAHIYEVLDDLLDAGLLVERRGPNNQRQVRVADHPVIEAYRTLQSELSHVEWADLLSPATLQVCWFLDEPRRVSEIAERLEITRQGVHKALSPLKHRVMLSPSGPEYAVSEDLAPLLAFAQAVVTHEHRTRARELAPSATVEWCDPKRALVRVQTTEDADTLLDAPEWQVTGLGRFEEYGLQFFLAGEPAFWYAPDEELTPADVVCHTLVLDSGSRRVSYAMLLIEKLDIDQETLTDTAAWYDLESTIAAMYQALQEGVEDADELPVVLPSESEFMALKEQYGVV, from the coding sequence ATGATTTCAAAGGCCGGACTCGCCGTGATTGACGCGCTGAGTACCGGTCGCGAGGCGACGCCAGTAGACCTCGCAACGGAAACCGGGTATTCACAGGCACACATCTACGAGGTGCTCGATGACTTGCTGGACGCGGGGCTCTTGGTCGAACGCCGCGGGCCCAACAACCAGCGGCAAGTCCGTGTCGCGGACCACCCGGTCATTGAAGCATACCGGACGTTGCAGTCGGAACTCAGCCACGTTGAATGGGCCGACCTCCTCTCGCCTGCTACCCTCCAGGTGTGCTGGTTTCTCGACGAGCCCCGCCGAGTATCCGAGATTGCAGAGCGACTCGAGATTACTCGACAAGGCGTTCATAAGGCGCTGTCGCCGCTCAAACATCGGGTGATGCTGTCCCCGTCCGGCCCCGAGTATGCGGTGAGCGAGGACCTCGCACCGCTGCTGGCGTTCGCGCAGGCCGTCGTGACCCACGAGCACCGAACACGAGCCCGGGAGCTCGCGCCGAGTGCAACCGTCGAGTGGTGCGACCCGAAACGCGCACTCGTCCGCGTGCAGACCACCGAGGATGCGGACACGCTCCTGGACGCCCCTGAGTGGCAGGTTACTGGACTCGGTCGATTCGAGGAATACGGGCTACAGTTCTTCCTCGCGGGCGAACCCGCGTTCTGGTATGCACCCGACGAGGAACTCACGCCCGCCGACGTAGTGTGTCACACGCTCGTTCTCGATAGCGGCTCCCGTCGCGTTAGCTATGCAATGCTGTTGATCGAAAAGTTGGACATCGACCAAGAGACGCTCACAGACACTGCAGCGTGGTACGATCTGGAATCCACGATCGCTGCGATGTACCAGGCACTGCAGGAAGGGGTTGAGGACGCGGACGAGCTCCCTGTCGTCCTTCCAAGTGAATCAGAATTTATGGCGCTCAAAGAGCAGTACGGAGTCGTATGA
- a CDS encoding AAA family ATPase codes for MPEREEIIVSIIEALEAEDMEPDQIDECRQLLEANYHEPEFPVDRVTIRRIRAQQFRNLDDRVVRLDDTDTALYGPNDQGKTAILEAIRFNLFGRQEKQRITLTDPIQSEQDSLETTGNWSVDTNHYLVQRLLNRDGRGYSGDDRPKLNTDPSSEDDIPFQARNTQQDVSEAFGIWPVESREFGRYNIFSLFCLMAPEYKKFLRWQDKEDFIDLLFGINLAAAINQSKKRRSEKYELTEEEETAAEELKIAQSREKKLAERLAELQENKKEIETKLADRRAELRSINETLEQDNELEQLESEKLRLQRQINNLESEKRETRGDLRETRLSIERYEEMEMGEEVHSTAQDLQEMMSIPERCPICTNDVDDSQRRRLLNDGDCPLCRKEVPDKRIETATERDVRESAMEREEVEEQLTELRSRERKLEGELDLLESRIQDHQEQLETIESQIAESDVTQLIDRRDELETQISSLERDATSVQVEINAKEDELDDTTERIEDLEGAYERRREKVEKRQALQTFERIVRRHIEEERTDLKNNLREEMNDLLSYFEHGRFADAQNVVFNPQGGYDFTVVIEDGNDVPSDRHNEYSNEGKILALLFHTAVLKQLAEQSNTLPIRMFIFDSPYFDIPDTGNAPDITNFVLALPEELPEYQVIVTVTDSALSDRSALNEKYQIEDF; via the coding sequence ATGCCTGAGCGTGAGGAGATCATTGTGAGTATCATTGAGGCGTTGGAGGCAGAGGACATGGAGCCGGATCAGATTGACGAGTGCCGCCAGCTGCTCGAAGCGAACTACCACGAACCGGAGTTTCCCGTTGATAGGGTAACGATACGGCGGATTCGAGCGCAACAGTTCCGAAATCTGGATGACCGGGTGGTCCGGCTAGATGACACTGATACAGCTCTCTACGGCCCAAATGATCAGGGAAAGACTGCGATCCTTGAGGCAATTCGGTTTAACCTGTTCGGCCGTCAGGAAAAACAACGAATTACACTGACCGATCCGATCCAGTCCGAGCAGGATTCGCTAGAAACAACCGGGAATTGGTCGGTCGATACGAACCACTATTTGGTTCAACGGCTTTTAAACCGGGACGGCCGCGGGTATTCAGGTGACGATCGGCCAAAGCTGAATACAGATCCATCGTCGGAGGATGACATCCCCTTCCAAGCCCGGAACACACAGCAGGATGTTTCCGAGGCGTTCGGTATCTGGCCGGTTGAATCCCGGGAGTTTGGTCGGTACAACATTTTCTCATTGTTCTGCTTGATGGCGCCAGAGTACAAGAAGTTCCTCCGCTGGCAGGACAAAGAGGATTTCATTGACCTTCTGTTCGGCATTAACCTAGCCGCTGCGATCAACCAGAGCAAGAAACGGCGATCTGAGAAGTATGAGCTGACCGAAGAAGAAGAAACAGCCGCAGAAGAGCTTAAAATCGCCCAGAGCCGAGAGAAGAAATTGGCGGAACGGCTGGCCGAATTGCAGGAGAACAAGAAGGAGATTGAAACAAAATTAGCGGATCGTCGAGCGGAACTTCGCTCTATCAATGAAACGCTAGAACAGGATAATGAGCTGGAACAGCTGGAGTCAGAGAAGCTGCGGCTGCAACGGCAAATAAACAACTTGGAGTCCGAAAAACGGGAGACACGCGGTGATTTGCGGGAAACCCGGCTGAGTATCGAGCGATATGAGGAGATGGAGATGGGGGAAGAGGTTCATTCAACAGCTCAGGACCTGCAGGAGATGATGAGCATCCCGGAACGGTGCCCAATCTGTACAAACGATGTCGATGATTCGCAACGCCGCCGGCTGTTGAATGATGGAGATTGTCCGCTGTGTCGTAAGGAGGTCCCAGACAAGAGGATTGAAACGGCCACCGAGCGGGACGTACGTGAATCGGCCATGGAACGCGAAGAGGTGGAAGAGCAACTGACCGAGCTGCGATCCCGGGAACGAAAACTCGAGGGGGAACTAGATCTTCTTGAGTCACGGATCCAAGATCATCAGGAACAGCTGGAAACGATAGAATCACAGATCGCGGAGAGCGATGTCACCCAGTTAATCGACCGACGGGATGAATTGGAAACACAAATATCTTCGCTGGAGCGGGATGCGACATCGGTCCAAGTGGAGATCAATGCCAAGGAGGACGAACTTGACGACACTACTGAACGTATTGAAGATTTAGAAGGGGCGTACGAACGCCGCCGTGAGAAGGTGGAGAAACGACAAGCGTTGCAAACTTTCGAGCGGATCGTTCGTCGGCATATTGAGGAAGAGCGAACTGATCTCAAGAACAACTTACGGGAGGAAATGAATGACCTTCTCTCCTACTTCGAACACGGTCGGTTTGCCGATGCCCAGAATGTTGTGTTCAATCCACAGGGGGGCTACGATTTCACCGTCGTGATCGAGGACGGGAATGATGTCCCGTCCGATCGGCATAACGAGTACTCGAACGAGGGGAAGATTCTGGCCTTACTGTTCCATACGGCCGTCTTGAAGCAGCTGGCAGAGCAGTCGAACACGCTGCCAATCCGGATGTTCATATTTGACTCTCCATATTTCGATATCCCGGACACAGGAAATGCACCCGATATTACAAACTTTGTATTGGCGTTGCCAGAAGAATTGCCGGAGTATCAGGTGATTGTGACGGTGACAGATTCAGCGTTATCGGATCGTTCAGCGCTGAATGAGAAATATCAGATTGAGGATTTCTGA
- a CDS encoding cation-translocating P-type ATPase, translating into MTENPDAAGGTSGGGQRRELTARLAVPEMDCPSCAQKVDKSLQRVDGITDATLQPTTGTANVTYDPDRTSEADVIKAIEGAGYEVVGGSDAEGDDEDNQATDGVDIAPPSEVWTSPRAKKTWLGAAFVTLGLLFEFLLTGQNVTVASVLEYPLHIADVLFLGAVAASGIPVVRSGYYSAKNRSLDIDLLMGTAIIAATGIGYFVEAATLAVLFSIAELLEDYAMDRARDSLRELMELSPDEATVLRDGEEVTVPAEEVDVGETVVVRPGDKIPLDGTVIDGESAVDQSPITGESVPVDKTAGDEVYAGAISEEGYLEVEVTSTAGDSTLSRIIEMVQGAQAKKTESEQFVDRFSGYYTPLVVVLAILTAAIPPLVIADPISVDVAGYGFTFAGDWQTWFIRGLTLLVIACPCAFVISTPVSVVSGITSAAKNGVLIKGGNYLEAMGEVDAVALDKTGTLTKGELAVTDVVPVGDTTEADLLRRAAGLERRSEHPIATAILARAEEAGVGDLPDSTGFESLTGKGIRGEIDGETYYAGKPALFEELGFDLARARRETDGGVVAEEAAEADNGAFAEDALAALEREGKTVVIVGTESELLGAIAIADEVRPASKRAVERLHELGVERVVMLTGDNEGTARAIAEQVGVDEYRAELLPDEKVDAVEELQAEYGEVAMVGDGINDAPALATAEVGIAMGAAGTDTALETADIALMGDDIEKLPYLYDLSHTANGVIRQNIWASLGVKLLLALGVPLGLVSVALAVVVGDMGMSLGVTGNAMRLSRIEPDRIIDA; encoded by the coding sequence ATGACAGAGAATCCGGACGCAGCAGGAGGAACGAGCGGCGGCGGACAGCGACGTGAGCTGACCGCCCGCCTCGCCGTTCCCGAGATGGACTGTCCCTCTTGCGCCCAAAAGGTGGACAAGAGCCTCCAGCGTGTCGACGGCATTACTGACGCCACGCTCCAGCCGACCACCGGCACGGCCAACGTCACGTACGACCCTGATCGGACTAGCGAAGCCGACGTAATCAAGGCGATTGAAGGCGCCGGCTACGAGGTCGTCGGAGGCTCGGACGCCGAGGGCGATGATGAGGACAACCAGGCGACCGATGGCGTCGACATCGCGCCACCATCGGAGGTCTGGACGAGTCCTCGCGCGAAGAAGACGTGGCTCGGCGCGGCGTTCGTCACGCTCGGCCTCCTCTTCGAGTTCCTCCTCACCGGACAGAACGTCACGGTGGCGAGCGTCCTCGAGTACCCGCTCCACATCGCAGATGTCCTGTTCCTCGGCGCCGTCGCCGCCAGCGGCATCCCCGTCGTCCGTAGCGGGTACTACTCCGCGAAGAACCGAAGCCTCGACATCGACCTGCTGATGGGGACGGCGATCATCGCGGCGACCGGTATCGGCTACTTCGTCGAGGCCGCCACGCTGGCCGTCCTATTCAGCATCGCCGAGCTGCTCGAGGACTACGCGATGGACAGGGCACGGGACTCCCTGCGCGAGCTGATGGAACTCTCGCCCGACGAGGCGACCGTCCTTCGCGATGGTGAGGAAGTGACCGTTCCCGCCGAGGAGGTCGACGTTGGCGAGACCGTCGTCGTCCGCCCCGGCGACAAGATTCCGCTCGACGGAACGGTCATCGACGGCGAGAGTGCAGTCGACCAGTCGCCGATCACGGGCGAGAGCGTCCCCGTCGACAAGACTGCCGGCGACGAGGTCTACGCCGGCGCGATCAGCGAAGAGGGGTACCTCGAGGTAGAGGTCACCTCGACCGCTGGCGATTCGACGCTCTCGCGCATCATCGAGATGGTACAGGGCGCACAGGCGAAGAAGACCGAGTCTGAGCAGTTCGTCGACCGCTTCTCCGGCTACTACACACCCCTCGTCGTCGTGCTGGCAATCCTGACCGCCGCTATCCCGCCGCTGGTTATCGCCGACCCCATCTCGGTGGACGTGGCCGGGTACGGGTTCACTTTCGCCGGCGACTGGCAGACCTGGTTCATCCGCGGGCTCACCCTGCTGGTAATCGCCTGCCCCTGTGCGTTCGTCATCTCCACACCCGTCTCGGTGGTGTCGGGCATCACCAGCGCCGCGAAGAACGGCGTCCTGATCAAGGGCGGCAACTACCTCGAAGCGATGGGCGAAGTCGATGCCGTCGCGCTCGACAAGACGGGGACGCTCACGAAGGGCGAACTCGCCGTCACCGATGTCGTCCCGGTCGGCGACACCACGGAGGCCGATCTGCTCCGTCGCGCCGCCGGGCTGGAGCGGCGCAGTGAGCATCCCATCGCTACGGCGATTCTCGCCCGCGCTGAGGAGGCGGGCGTGGGCGACCTGCCCGACTCGACTGGCTTCGAGAGCCTCACGGGGAAGGGCATCCGGGGCGAAATCGACGGCGAGACGTACTATGCGGGCAAGCCCGCGCTCTTCGAGGAGCTGGGCTTCGACCTCGCTCGAGCACGCCGCGAGACGGACGGCGGCGTCGTGGCGGAAGAGGCGGCCGAGGCCGACAACGGAGCGTTCGCCGAGGACGCGCTCGCCGCACTGGAGCGGGAGGGCAAGACGGTCGTTATCGTCGGGACGGAGTCGGAACTGCTGGGTGCGATCGCCATCGCCGACGAGGTACGCCCGGCCTCGAAGCGTGCCGTCGAACGCCTGCACGAGCTGGGCGTCGAGCGCGTAGTGATGCTGACCGGTGACAACGAGGGCACCGCCCGCGCCATCGCCGAGCAGGTCGGTGTCGATGAGTATCGCGCCGAACTCCTGCCCGACGAGAAGGTCGACGCTGTCGAGGAGTTACAGGCGGAGTACGGGGAGGTCGCGATGGTCGGCGACGGCATCAATGACGCGCCCGCGCTCGCCACTGCGGAGGTCGGCATCGCGATGGGCGCGGCGGGCACCGACACCGCCCTCGAGACGGCCGATATTGCGTTGATGGGCGACGACATCGAGAAGCTCCCGTACTTGTACGACCTGTCGCATACGGCCAACGGCGTGATCCGGCAGAACATCTGGGCGAGCCTCGGCGTGAAGCTCCTGCTCGCGCTGGGCGTGCCGCTGGGCCTGGTCAGCGTTGCGCTGGCAGTCGTTGTCGGTGATATGGGGATGAGCCTCGGCGTCACCGGGAACGCGATGCGGTTGTCACGAATCGAGCCCGATCGAATCATCGACGCCTGA
- a CDS encoding helix-turn-helix domain-containing protein, translated as MRELIFALEYEPGCNRVADALADHSDARVRSLSLHATAERLWRVDHATGTPEALDAIEDAFLTGDYYADCLATEDCGATQTTRVLDRTDDALILYSDWERTPTCASVPHIARDHLGDGVLFETRHEGRHYTWRLIHSGDGDVAAFFDALKVAVGECAQMEMLRTADTTSARGSDGTPSGLPPAQEAALQAAVEHGYYESPREVDVGKLAEHLDVPRSTLTYRLRRAEEHLAKQHVAGERVTEEQLASY; from the coding sequence ATGCGCGAACTCATCTTCGCACTCGAATACGAGCCGGGCTGTAACCGGGTGGCTGACGCTCTCGCCGACCACTCCGACGCCCGCGTCCGCTCGCTCTCGCTGCACGCCACTGCCGAACGTCTCTGGCGGGTCGACCATGCTACCGGAACTCCTGAGGCGCTCGACGCTATCGAGGACGCCTTTCTCACCGGCGACTACTACGCCGACTGTCTGGCGACTGAGGATTGCGGCGCCACACAGACCACCCGCGTCCTCGACCGCACGGACGACGCGCTCATCCTCTACTCAGATTGGGAGCGCACTCCGACCTGCGCCTCAGTCCCCCACATCGCTCGCGACCACCTCGGCGACGGCGTGCTGTTCGAGACTCGTCACGAGGGCCGCCACTACACGTGGCGACTCATCCACTCCGGCGATGGCGACGTGGCGGCGTTCTTCGACGCTCTCAAAGTCGCCGTCGGGGAGTGCGCCCAGATGGAGATGCTCCGCACAGCGGACACAACATCAGCTAGGGGAAGCGACGGAACACCGAGTGGATTGCCTCCAGCCCAAGAGGCTGCTCTCCAGGCCGCCGTCGAACACGGCTATTACGAGTCGCCCCGCGAGGTTGACGTCGGCAAGCTCGCCGAGCATCTCGACGTGCCGCGGTCAACACTCACCTACCGACTCCGTCGGGCGGAAGAACATTTGGCGAAGCAACATGTCGCCGGGGAGCGGGTCACGGAAGAACAGCTGGCATCGTACTGA
- a CDS encoding DUF6735 family protein, giving the protein MGHRALVAYERTDGQYTLHYSHWGASNLKLKHRISAESPFGGEDTDSKWAKQLLAELADGLEADAVDGYLAGEDRPSTVVEPKPRATGLTLEEIIADHLDYLHHEAFYVVSTTFEVTAYRTLWFGLQYDSETVEQGETVGNGALATVRWYDGKPVGDGHLKGQFRALKDVVGDMLDKGVFTPSTARQYLKRKLAERVGDRQELLIPTGESPFETASLGKS; this is encoded by the coding sequence ATGGGCCACCGCGCACTTGTTGCGTACGAACGAACCGACGGACAGTACACGCTCCATTACTCTCATTGGGGTGCATCAAATCTGAAGCTCAAGCACCGAATCTCGGCTGAGTCGCCGTTCGGTGGCGAAGACACCGACTCCAAGTGGGCGAAACAGCTGCTGGCGGAGTTAGCCGATGGCCTCGAGGCAGATGCCGTCGACGGCTACCTCGCCGGCGAAGACCGACCGTCGACGGTCGTCGAGCCGAAGCCTCGCGCCACCGGGCTCACGCTCGAGGAGATTATCGCTGACCATCTCGACTACCTCCACCATGAGGCGTTTTACGTGGTGTCGACGACGTTCGAGGTGACCGCCTATCGGACGCTGTGGTTCGGGCTCCAGTACGACTCGGAGACGGTCGAACAGGGAGAGACCGTCGGGAACGGCGCGCTCGCGACGGTGCGTTGGTACGACGGCAAGCCGGTCGGCGACGGCCATCTGAAGGGACAGTTCCGGGCACTGAAAGACGTCGTTGGCGACATGCTCGACAAGGGCGTCTTCACGCCGTCAACGGCGAGACAGTATCTGAAACGGAAGCTCGCTGAGCGGGTCGGAGACCGACAGGAGCTGCTCATTCCGACCGGAGAATCACCCTTCGAGACAGCGAGTCTCGGCAAGTCGTAA
- a CDS encoding transcription initiation factor IIB family protein codes for MATREIYETTFDEDVQTDSNATQCPECNGQVTTNAVETVCEDCGLVVDEQRIDHGPEWRGFDDERERTGAPLTAARHDRGLSTEIGRGADANGNSLSEQKRRRLFRMRREQTRGRFQSKAERNLAHGLSEVRRISSTLELSETIRDQACQLFRSAQNEELLQGRSIEAMAAASVYGACRCNGRPRTLDDITESARVEQSRVTNAYTTLNTELGLPAQPVTPSAFVPRLASELDVSDQIRQRARQLAEASESTGATTGVRPSGFAAACLYKAGREDGRWLTQSDIADVANVSVVTVRTHRDALDELAV; via the coding sequence ATGGCAACCAGAGAGATCTACGAAACGACGTTCGACGAAGACGTCCAGACCGACTCGAATGCTACGCAGTGTCCCGAGTGTAACGGGCAAGTTACAACCAACGCGGTTGAAACCGTCTGCGAGGACTGTGGACTCGTCGTCGACGAGCAGCGGATCGACCACGGGCCAGAGTGGCGAGGGTTCGACGACGAACGAGAGCGCACGGGCGCTCCGTTGACGGCAGCACGACACGATCGAGGGTTGTCAACGGAGATCGGTCGCGGGGCCGATGCGAACGGGAACAGCCTCTCCGAACAGAAGCGACGCCGGCTGTTCCGGATGCGCCGTGAACAGACCCGTGGGCGGTTTCAGTCGAAAGCTGAACGCAACCTCGCACACGGGCTTAGTGAAGTCCGCCGGATCAGTAGTACGCTCGAACTATCCGAGACGATCCGTGACCAGGCCTGCCAGCTCTTCCGCAGCGCTCAGAACGAGGAACTCCTGCAGGGCCGGTCGATTGAGGCGATGGCCGCCGCGAGTGTCTACGGAGCGTGTCGGTGTAACGGGCGACCACGAACGCTCGACGACATCACCGAGTCGGCGCGCGTCGAGCAATCGCGGGTGACGAACGCATACACGACGCTGAATACAGAACTCGGCCTACCAGCCCAACCCGTGACGCCCAGTGCGTTCGTCCCGCGGTTGGCGTCGGAGCTCGACGTCTCCGATCAAATCCGGCAGCGGGCTCGGCAGCTGGCGGAAGCATCCGAATCGACCGGAGCAACCACGGGGGTTCGGCCATCCGGGTTCGCCGCAGCCTGTCTGTACAAAGCCGGACGCGAAGACGGGCGGTGGCTCACCCAGTCGGACATCGCTGACGTTGCGAACGTCTCAGTGGTCACCGTGCGGACCCACCGCGACGCGCTGGACGAACTGGCTGTCTAA